A section of the Phaseolus vulgaris cultivar G19833 chromosome 8, P. vulgaris v2.0, whole genome shotgun sequence genome encodes:
- the LOC137825773 gene encoding lysine histidine transporter 1-like: MATQTPVENNYLKNATEEELQRQKAIDDWLPITSSRNAKWWYSAFHNVTAMVGAGVLSLPYAMSELGWGPGVTVLVLSWIITLYTLWQMVEMHEMVPGKRFDRYHELGQYAFGEKLGLYIVVPQQLVVEIGVNIVYMVTGGKSLQKFHDTVCDSCKKIKLTFFIMIFASVHFVLSHLPNFNSISGVSLAAAVMSLSYSTIAWAASAHKGVQEDVQYGYKAKSTSGTVFNFFSALGDVAFAYAGHNVVLEIQATIPSTPEKPSKGPMWKGVVIAYIVVALCYFPVALIGYWMFGNGVQDNILISLEKPKWLIAMANMFVVIHVIGSYQIYAMPVFDMIETVLVKKLNFNPSRVLRFIVRNLYVAFTMVVAITFPFFGGLLGFFGGFAFAPTTYFLPCVMWLAIYKPKRFSLSWCTNWICIVLGLMLMILSPIGGLRTIIIDAKNYHFYS, translated from the exons ATGGCAACTCAGACACCAGTTGAAAACAATTATCTTAAAAACGCT ACGGAAGAAGAATTGCAGAGGCAGAAGGCAATTGATGACTGGCTTCCAATTACTTCTTCAAGGAATGCAAAATGGTGGTATTCTGCCTTCCACAATGTCACTGCCATGGTTGGGGCTGGTGTTCTTAGTCTCCCCTATGCCATGTCTGAGCTAGGATG GGGTCCTGGTGTAACTGTACTTGTTCTGTCATGGATCATCACCCTTTACACTCTATGGCAAATGGTTGAGATGCATGAAATGGTTCCTGGCAAACGTTTTGACAGATACCATGAACTGGGGCAGTATGCCTTTGGGGAAAAGCTAGGACTTTATATTGTGGTGCCTCAACAACTTGTGGTTGAAATTGGGGTCAACATTGTCTACATGGTCACAGGGGGAAAATCCTTGCAGAAGTTCCATGATACTGTGTGTGACAGCTGCAAAAAGATCAAGTTGACCTTCTTTATCATGATTTTTGCCTCTGTTCACTTTGTATTGTCTCACCTTCCAAACTTCAACTCCATTTCTGGTGTATCTCTGGCAGCAGCAGTTATGTCCCTAAG TTACTCTACAATTGCCTGGGCAGCTTCTGCTCACAAGGGTGTTCAAGAAGATGTACAATATGGTTACAAAGCTAAGAGTACATCAGGAACAGTCTTTAACTTCTTTAGTGCCCTTGGTGATGTTGCTTTTGCCTACGCTGGACACAACGTGGTGTTGGAAATCCAAGCAACAATTCCATCTACTCCAGAGAAACCATCCAAGGGTCCAATGTGGAAAGGAGTGGTTATTGCTTACATAGTTGTGGCTTTATGCTACTTCCCAGTTGCCCTCATTGGTTACTGGATGTTTGGCAATGGGGTTCAAGACAACATTCTCATCAGTCTAGAGAAACCAAAATGGCTTATTGCAATGGCTAACATGTTTGTTGTGATACATGTCATTGGAAGTTATCAG ATTTATGCAATGCCAGTGTTTGACATGATCGAAACAGTGTTGGTGAAGAAGTTGAACTTCAATCCTAGTAGAGTGCTTCGCTTTATTGTACGCAATTTGTACGTGG CATTCACAATGGTCGTTGCTATTACCTTCCCATTCTTTGGTGGTCTCCTAGGATTTTTCGGAGGATTTGCTTTTGCACCTACAACATATTTT CTCCCCTGTGTCATGTGGCTGGCAATCTACAAACCAAAGAGATTCAGCTTGTCTTGGTGCACCAACTGG ATCTGCATTGTGCTTGGCCTAATGTTGATGATTTTATCACCAATTGGAGGATTGAGGACAATCATAATTGATGCCAAGAACTACCACTTCTACTCATAA